A part of Nitrospirota bacterium genomic DNA contains:
- a CDS encoding response regulator — protein sequence MKSALVVDDSDATRAFIKSLIEDIGDVRVSEASTGFEALKFLPLQSFDVITVDINMPDINGLELISFVKGNDQYKKIPVIIISTEGSEEDKKKGLSLGAVAYLTKPFKSEDLQRTVKKALNL from the coding sequence GTGAAATCAGCTCTTGTTGTGGATGATTCGGATGCTACGAGGGCGTTTATAAAATCCTTAATTGAAGATATCGGCGACGTCAGGGTATCTGAAGCCTCTACGGGCTTTGAGGCTTTAAAGTTTTTGCCGCTGCAGTCTTTTGACGTAATCACCGTTGACATCAACATGCCGGACATAAACGGTCTTGAGCTGATCAGTTTTGTGAAAGGCAACGACCAGTATAAAAAAATCCCGGTAATTATTATCTCCACAGAGGGCAGTGAGGAAGATAAGAAGAAAGGCCTGTCTTTGGGCGCTGTCGCGTATTTAACCAAACCGTTTAAATCTGAGGATCTTCAGCGCACTGTTAAAAAAGCACTGAATTTATGA